The proteins below are encoded in one region of Hemiscyllium ocellatum isolate sHemOce1 chromosome 27 unlocalized genomic scaffold, sHemOce1.pat.X.cur. SUPER_27_unloc_1, whole genome shotgun sequence:
- the LOC132807078 gene encoding probable G-protein coupled receptor 139, which yields MHEPVIAPFFVVSYSILAAIGAPANLLAILILSRGRCNLSRCITFYLVAIAVTDFFVIITAVILNRISRIYFRESVVSTTPVCTLSVVLVYATRDCSVWLTGAFTIDRFVTICCQKLKTRYCTEKTASLVIGIVCALCCVKNIPHYFIYEPLYILDGVSWFCNVKANFYVWPAWQAYDWLFQIYTPFLPFFVILMLNVLTIRQILVANRARRRLRGAEKQQDPEMALRKRSIILLFAISLSFLLLWAPLVGHFIYMRLKAESYFGGLDFSDPQYIFQETTNTLQLFSSCNNVFIYAISQNLFRKELMSFLMYPFATLTNFFKCRME from the exons ATGCACGAACCAGTCATTGCCCCCTTCTTCGTCGTTTCCTATTCAATTCTCGCTGCTATTGGCGCCCCTG CCAATTTGTTGGCAATCCTAATTCTATCTCGAGGACGGTGCAATCTCTCCCGATGCATCACCTTCTACCTGGTGGCTATAGCAGTGACTGATTTCTTTGTCATCATCACTGCGGTAATCCTCAATCGAATCAGCCGCATCTATTTCCGGGAAAGTGTCGTGTCGACCACTCCTGTGTGCACTCTCAGCGTCGTACTGGTCTATGCCACGCGGGATTGTTCGGTCTGGCTAACAGGCGCTTTTACCATCGACCGTTTCGTGACCATCTGCTGCCAGAAGCTGAAGACCAGATactgcacagagaaaactgcgtCTCTGGTCATTGGAATTGTCTGTGCTCTGTGCTGCGTCAAGAACATTCCACACTACTTTATCTACGAACCCTTATACATCTTAGATGGGGTATCGTGGTTTTGCAACGTCAAAGCCAACTTCTACGTCTGGCCAGCTTGGCAGGCTTATGATTGGCTCTTTCAGATTTATACCCCTTTTCTCCCATTTTTCGTTATTCTGATGCTGAACGTCCTGACCATAAGACAGATCCTAGTGGCCAACAGAGCCCGGAGGAGGCTCCGGGGTGCAGAGAAGCAACAAGACCCGGAGATGGCCCTCCGCAAGAGATCCATCATCCTACTGTTTGCCATCTCTCTCAGCTTCCTCCTCCTGTGGGCCCCTCTTGTCGGACATTTCATCTACATGCGGCTTAAAGCAGAGAGCTACTTTGGTGGATTAGATTTCAGTGACCCACAGTATATCTTCCAAGAGACGACCAACACACTTCAGTTATTCAGTTCCTGCAACAACGTCTTCATTTATGCAATATCTCAGAATTTGTTTCGAAAGGAGTTAATGAGCTTTTTGATGTACCCCTTCGCCACCCTCACCAATTTCTTTAAATGCAGAATGGAATAA